TGTATATATCTAAAATTTCGTAATGCATAAGGCCGTCAGGTACCTGAATTTCAACTGTTGAGCCTAGTTTTTGTCCCATCAGTGCACTGCCTACAGCAGATTCATTTGAAATCTTCCCCTCGAACGGATCTGCTTCTGTGGAACCAACTATCGTGTACTCAGTTTCGAGGCCGGTTTCCTGGACCTTAATTTTGACTTTCAGCCCAACGTTGACATGGTCTTTGGGCATTTCGTTTTCATCTATAATCTTTGCTTTACGAATCATGGTCTCAAGCTTATGGATTCTTTCTTCCAATTCTGCCTGCTCATTTTTCGCAGCATCATATTCCGCATTTTCAGACAAGTCACCATAGGAAATGGCTTCCTTTAATCTTTCTGAAACCTCTTTACGCCTTACAGAAACTAGCTCTTCGTGCTCTGCTACAATTTTATCGTAGCCATCTTTCGTTAGCAATATTTCTTCTGCCATATTTCCAATCTCCTTTCGACCTCTGTCGTATCGTAATATTATACTCTTTGCGCCATGTAAAGTCAATCATAACCTTATTTTCCTAAATTTGTTTTTGTAGGATTACAATACATGTGTTACATTAAGACAAAAAATAAATACGGGAAACGCTAAAATTATGTTATGCTTAATTCACCACAAACCAAAACATCACAAATTGGAGGTCTCCCGTATGGCAAGTATAACACAAGATATGAAATATCGTCTATCCTTAATTAAATATGCTCAAAGATTTGGCGTTACAAAAGCTGCTATCAGATATCATCACAACAGGCAATATATTTATCGTTGGTTGCGTAGATATGATGGCTCTATTGAGTCCCTGAGAGAACTTTCTCGTAAGCCTCATTCCCATAAAAATCAGCATACTGCAAATGAGCTTAAACTCATTCATGATATGCGTCGTAGGAATCCAAATGCAGGTCTTGTTGTCTTTTGGGTCAAACTGCGACAGCGGGGATATTCCAGATCCATTACTGGGCTCTATAGAGTACTAATCAAGCAATCTTTGATCCCTAAGAAACCTCAGAATCCTAAATATATTGCTAAAAAATATGAGCAAATGGAGTATCCAGGTCAAAGAGTACAAATTGATGTTAAATTTGTTCCATCCTCTTGCCTTGTTGGCGAAGCTTCTGATAAGAAATTCTATCAATATACTGCTATTGATGAATTCTCTCGTTTTAGATATCTTGCTGCTTTTGAGGAACACAGCTCTTATTCTGCTTCTGAATTCCTTAAACAAGTTGTTAAAGCTTTCCCATTTAAGATCGAATGTGTTCAGACCGATAATGGGCAGGAATTTACAAAACGTCTTGGTACTTCTAAAAATCCAACGTTAACGCTATTCCAACGAACTCTTAAGGAACAAGGTATTATCCATAAAATGATAAGACCTTATACTCCAAGACATAATGGTAAAGTGGAACGCTCACATCGTAAGGATAATGAATATTTTTATGCGATAGCAAAGTTCTACTCATTCAATGATTTTAAATTACAACTAAAAAAGCATAATGCAAAGTACAATAACTTTCCTATGCGCCCTTTGGGCTGGGTTTCCCCAAGAGAAACTCTATTTAATTTTTTGAAGCACGGTGTAACATATGTTTGACAAACCTACAAACCTTATTTTCCTAAATTTGTTTTAACCAGATTTCAGCTAAAAAAATTTCAATCCACCGCAATTTAAGAAGTATAAAATCGGTTGAAAATCCAATGAATATATGTTACCATAATTGTAGTTAAATATGTATATTTCTTCTAGAAGAGTGTTCTCTACTGGCGGTATAGCCCGCGAGCCTCGGCCAATTCGTTTTGATCACGAAGCCAACAGTAAAGTCTGGATGAGCGGAGAAAGCAATCAAATGCTTTCTATTTGCATACTCCGGAAGAAAAAATAGACGGCATCCGCAGGATGTCTTTTTTAATGCGCAGAAAGGAAAGGCGATATGAATACAATACAAAAACAGTAAAACCCCAATCGTTTCTTTATCAAAACGATTGGGGACTTTGATCCTCTAAATTTATATTCAGGCTGACCTGCCTTAGCTTAATTGTTTCAAAAGCTGATGGATTTCTTCAAAGGTCTTCTTCTGATTGAGCTCTGAACGCAGATGAGCAGAACCCTTTATCCCTTTCAGATACCATGAAATGTGCTTTCTCATTTCCCGAACGCCTACGTATTCTCCTTTTTCTGCAAGAACATATTCGCACTGCTTGCGGATTATATCCAGCCGCTCCTGTACTGTGGGCGGCTCCGGTTTGGGCTGCCCTTTCCAAAGAGCACACGCTTCTCTGAAAATCCATGGATTTCCTTGTGCGCCTCTGGCAATCATCACCAGGTCACAACCGGTCTGATCCAGCATTCGCAGTGCATCCTCACCGGAGAAAATATCTCCATTTCCGATAACAGGTATCCCAATGGATTTCTTCACCTCAGCAATCTTAGACCAGTCTGCTTTTCCCGTGTAGTACTGTTCTCGGGTCCTTCCATGAACAGCCACCGCCGCAGCGCCGGCAGCTTCCGCTGCTCTGGCCACTTCCACCGCATTGATGGAGTTCTCATCAAATCCAATACGAATCTTAACGGTAACCGGTTTTTTTGCTTCTGCTGCCGTAACTCGAACCAGCTCATAAATTAACTCCGGATTCTTGAGCAGGGCGGAGCCCTCTCCATTCTTTACAATTTTAGGTACGGGACATCCCATGTTGATATCGAGAACCGCATTAGGTCTGTCCGCTAACTCTCTGGCCGCATAGGCCAATATATCCGGCTCACTGCCAAATATCTGATAGGCCACAGGATGCTCATCCTCATACGTCTTTAATAATCTGTCCGTATTTTTATCCTTATAATAAAGACCCTTCCCGCTGACCATTTCTGAATAGACCATGGCCGCTCCCATATGCCGGCAGATTCTTCTGAAGGAGGAATCGGTCACGCCCGCCAAGGGAGCCAGCAGAAACGGATTCTCCAGTTTTACATTTCCAATCACTATTTCTTTCAATTATTACTACCTCTTTGCCGGCTGAAAATTTCCATCCTTATTTTTTATGTCCCTTATTCTTTTGATATATCAGCTGTAAGCCTTCCAATGTCAGCATTTTGTCCACATGATCGATGCAGTCAATACCTTGCTCAATCAGGCTGGCAAGACCGCCGGTAGCCACAACCGTAACTTCTTTACCGCTTTTGGTGAGATCCGCCAGTTCCTTTTTCATTTTTTTTGTAATATATTCAACCATTCCCATATGTCCATATACAAGTCCGGACTGCATACTCTCAATCGTATTTTTACAGATGGCATGACCGGGTTCTTCCAGTTCCACCTTAGGCAGCTTCGCTGTTTTTTCAAATAATGCATCCGAAGCAATCTTTACGCCCGGCGCAATGGTACCGCCCAAATATTCTGCATTCTCTG
This region of Aminipila luticellarii genomic DNA includes:
- the greA gene encoding transcription elongation factor GreA, which gives rise to MAEEILLTKDGYDKIVAEHEELVSVRRKEVSERLKEAISYGDLSENAEYDAAKNEQAELEERIHKLETMIRKAKIIDENEMPKDHVNVGLKVKIKVQETGLETEYTIVGSTEADPFEGKISNESAVGSALMGQKLGSTVEIQVPDGLMHYEILDIYK
- a CDS encoding DDE-type integrase/transposase/recombinase encodes the protein MASITQDMKYRLSLIKYAQRFGVTKAAIRYHHNRQYIYRWLRRYDGSIESLRELSRKPHSHKNQHTANELKLIHDMRRRNPNAGLVVFWVKLRQRGYSRSITGLYRVLIKQSLIPKKPQNPKYIAKKYEQMEYPGQRVQIDVKFVPSSCLVGEASDKKFYQYTAIDEFSRFRYLAAFEEHSSYSASEFLKQVVKAFPFKIECVQTDNGQEFTKRLGTSKNPTLTLFQRTLKEQGIIHKMIRPYTPRHNGKVERSHRKDNEYFYAIAKFYSFNDFKLQLKKHNAKYNNFPMRPLGWVSPRETLFNFLKHGVTYV
- the dusB gene encoding tRNA dihydrouridine synthase DusB, producing the protein MVIGNVKLENPFLLAPLAGVTDSSFRRICRHMGAAMVYSEMVSGKGLYYKDKNTDRLLKTYEDEHPVAYQIFGSEPDILAYAARELADRPNAVLDINMGCPVPKIVKNGEGSALLKNPELIYELVRVTAAEAKKPVTVKIRIGFDENSINAVEVARAAEAAGAAAVAVHGRTREQYYTGKADWSKIAEVKKSIGIPVIGNGDIFSGEDALRMLDQTGCDLVMIARGAQGNPWIFREACALWKGQPKPEPPTVQERLDIIRKQCEYVLAEKGEYVGVREMRKHISWYLKGIKGSAHLRSELNQKKTFEEIHQLLKQLS